In the Danaus plexippus chromosome 4, MEX_DaPlex, whole genome shotgun sequence genome, one interval contains:
- the LOC116768766 gene encoding neutral ceramidase-like — MAISLTGKLVITFVALAVAAGMTTMIVFLLKEEDSETPVTTTPTPGPEPVQEYQVGVGIADITGPCAEITFMGYAEMGQKGGGIHLRQFSRAFIFVRGDTRVVLVTADVAALGIAVRREVVRKLQQQYGNLYDIRNVILTGTHTHSGPGGYLVDFLFDITILGFSKETFDAYVDGITRSIVNAHNQIVPARLFVSSTHVLNAQMNRSPFSYDQNPAEERQRYNSNTDTELTQLRVVKADGSLHGVLNWFAVHTTSMNMTNRLISSDNLGYAAMRMEKELNPGRAAGKPKVVAGFFSSNLGDISPNIRGPRCERSGQECDNQFQICDLFELCFAQGPGEDMFESTKKIGEAVFQGAMEALNKQGEELNGSLRVMHQFLEMPLETGRKYDPVARNFTSERVRGCVPGLGYSFASGTFDGANILNITQGTLTNNPLLDAIASVVARPTSDDVACHAPKPILLATGRANFPVPWHPRTVSLSLITIGSFAVVGYPGEPTTMAGRRMKDVVGDALRENGFEPKVVISGLTNEYTHYVATFEEYQVQRYEAASTIYGPHTLDIILSKLRDYTIAAVTGAVIAPGPEPQDYVNRTISLIPSINIDTTPVGANFGDVIQQPPEVVRPGDTVRAQFVGANPRNDLRQESSYVAVERLELGHWTTVATDADWETRFYWERVGGQSSRESRVTVMWTSSEASNLPHRLTYYGAARGEGDIITPFTGVSNSFMIRAVTKDNLLYS; from the exons atgGCGATATCATTAACTGGTAAGTTGGTGATCACATTCGTCGCCTTGGCGGTGGCGGCTGGTATGACCACTATGATCGTGTTCTTACTGAAAGAGGAAGACTCGGAGACTCCTGTGACGACCACTCCGACCCCCGGACCTGAACCCGTCCAGGAGTACCAGGTTGGAGTGGGAATAGCAGACATCACTGGACCCTGCGCtgaaataactttt ATGGGTTATGCTGAAATGGGCCAAAAGGGCGGAGGAATCCACCTTCGTCAGTTCTCGCGAGCATTTATCTTCGTCAGAGGCGACACGAGGGTTGTGCTCGTTACTGCTGATGTAGCGGCCTTGGGGATTGCTGTCAGGAGAGAG GTTGTTAGGAAACTCCAACAGCAGTATGGCAATCTCTACGACATACGTAACGTAATCTTGACAGGAACACACACTCACAGTGGGCCGGGAGGATATcttgttgattttttattcGACATTACGATTCTTGGTTTCTCTAAAGAAACTTTCGATGCTTATGTTGATGGTATTACAAGG AGTATAGTGAACGCTCACAACCAAATAGTCCCGGCGCGTCTCTTCGTGAGCTCGACGCACGTTTTAAATGCACAAATGAACAGATCTCCTTTCTCGTATGATCAAAATCCTGCCGAGGAGAGACAGcg ATACAATTCTAACACCGACACCGAGCTGACCCAGCTCCGTGTGGTGAAGGCGGACGGCAGTCTGCACGGCGTCCTCAACTGGTTCGCGGTGCACACGACCAGTATGAACATGACTAATAGATTGATATCGTCCGACAACCTCGGATACGCTGCCATGAGAATGGAGAAGGAATTAAACCCTGGACGAGCGGCAGGCAAG CCTAAAGTCGTAGCCGGCTTTTTTTCATCAAACCTTGGAGATATATCGCCTAATATCCGTGGTCCTAGATGTGAGCGCAGCGGTCAGGAGTGTGATAACCAGTTCCAGATCTGCGACCTGTTCGAGCTTTGTTTCGCACAGGGTCCAGGAGAAGATATGTTCGAGAGTACCAAGAAAATCGGGGAAGCTGTTTTTCAAGGAGCTATG GAGGCCCTAAACAAACAGGGGGAAGAGCTAAACGGTTCCCTTCGAGTCATGCACCAATTTCTGGAAATGCCTTTAGAAACTGGACGAAAATATGATCCTGTTGCAAGGAATTTCACG AGCGAGCGCGTGCGAGGCTGCGTCCCCGGACTCGGTTACAGCTTCGCTTCCGGGACATTCGATGGAGCGAACATCCTCAACATAACGCAG GGCACTCTCACTAATAATCCGCTGCTGGACGCCATCGCTTCCGTGGTAGCGAGGCCGACCAGTGATGATGTGGCGTGCCACGCGCCCAAACCGATTCTATTGGCCACTGGACGt gCAAATTTTCCGGTTCCATGGCATCCTCGTACAGTATCATTGTCTCTCATCACGATAGGGTCATTCGCTGTGGTGGGTTACCCCGGCGAGCCTACAACCATGGCCGGGCGGCGTATGAAGGATGTAGTCGGTGACGCTTTGAGGGAAAACGGATTCGAACCTAAAGTAGTAATATCGGGTTTGACAAATGAATACACACACTACGTGGCCACCTTTGAAGAATATCAG GTGCAACGCTATGAGGCCGCGTCCACGATATACGGACCACACACGCTGGATATCATCCTAAGCAAGTTGAGGGACTACACTATAGCGGCTGTTACA GGAGCTGTGATTGCTCCGGGTCCAGAGCCACAAGATTACGTTAATCGTACGATATCTCTGATTCCCTCGATCAACATAGACACCACTCCAGTCGGAGCCAACTTTGGAGACGTTATCCAACAACCGCCGGAAGTCGTCAGACCTGGAGACACTGTTAGAGCTCAATTc GTAGGAGCCAACCCTAGAAACGATTTACGACAAGAGTCGAGCTATGTGGCTGTAGAGCGGCTTGAGCTTGGTCACTGGACCACTGTGGCTACTGACGCTGATTGGGAAACCAG GTTTTACTGGGAGCGTGTCGGAGGACAGTCGTCAAGGGAGAGTCGTGTGACTGTCATGTGGACATCATCAGAAGCCTCTAACCTTCCCCATCGCTTGACCTACTACGGAGCTGCGCGCGGGGAAGGAGACATTATCACGCCCTTCACAGGAGTCTCCAACTCTTTTATGATCAGAGCAGTGACAAaagataatttgttatatagttaa